In the genome of Streptococcus oralis, one region contains:
- the nox gene encoding H2O-forming NADH oxidase: protein MSKIVVVGANHAGTACINTMLDNFGHENEIVVFDQNSNISFLGCGMALWIGEQIDGAEGLFYSDKEKLEAKGAKVYMNSPVLSIDYDNKVVTAEVEGQEHKESYDKLIFATGSTPILPPIEGVEIVKGNREFKATLENVQFVKLYQNAEEVINKLADKSKHLERIAVVGGGYIGVELAEAFERLGKEVVLVDIVDTVLNGYYDKDFTQLMAKNLEDHNIRLALGQTVKAIQGDGKVERLVTDKETFDVDMVVLAVGFRPNTALADGKIELFRNGAYLVDKKQETSIPGVYAVGDCATVYDNARKDTSYIALASNAVRTGIVGAYNACGHELEGIGVQGSNGISIYGLHMVSTGLTLEKAKAAGYNATETGFNDLQKPEFMKHDNHEVAIKIVFDKDSREILGAQMVSRDSAISMGIHMFSLAIQEHVTIDKLALTDLFFLPHFNKPYNYITMAALTAEK from the coding sequence ATGAGTAAAATCGTTGTAGTTGGTGCTAACCACGCTGGTACAGCATGTATCAACACTATGTTGGACAACTTTGGACATGAAAATGAAATCGTTGTATTTGATCAAAACTCAAATATTTCATTCCTTGGTTGTGGAATGGCGCTTTGGATCGGGGAACAAATTGATGGAGCAGAAGGCTTGTTCTACTCTGATAAAGAAAAATTGGAAGCAAAAGGTGCTAAAGTGTACATGAACTCACCTGTTCTTTCAATCGACTATGACAATAAAGTTGTGACTGCAGAGGTTGAAGGTCAAGAACATAAAGAATCTTACGACAAATTGATCTTTGCTACTGGTTCAACTCCAATCTTGCCTCCAATCGAAGGTGTTGAAATTGTTAAGGGCAACCGCGAATTTAAAGCAACACTTGAAAATGTTCAATTTGTTAAATTGTACCAAAACGCTGAAGAAGTTATCAACAAACTTGCTGACAAGAGCAAACACCTTGAGCGCATCGCTGTTGTTGGTGGTGGTTATATCGGTGTTGAACTGGCTGAAGCTTTCGAACGTCTTGGCAAAGAAGTGGTGCTTGTTGATATCGTAGATACTGTTTTGAACGGCTACTACGACAAAGACTTCACTCAATTGATGGCGAAAAACTTGGAAGACCACAACATCCGCTTGGCTCTTGGTCAAACAGTTAAAGCAATCCAAGGTGATGGTAAAGTTGAACGCTTGGTAACAGACAAAGAAACATTTGATGTGGATATGGTGGTTCTTGCTGTTGGTTTCCGTCCCAATACAGCTCTTGCTGACGGTAAGATTGAACTCTTCCGCAACGGTGCCTACCTTGTAGACAAGAAACAAGAAACATCTATCCCAGGTGTATACGCTGTTGGTGACTGTGCGACTGTTTATGACAATGCTCGTAAAGACACTAGCTACATCGCTCTTGCATCTAACGCTGTACGTACTGGTATCGTTGGTGCTTACAATGCTTGTGGACATGAATTGGAAGGAATCGGTGTGCAAGGATCAAACGGTATTTCAATCTATGGTCTTCACATGGTTTCAACTGGTTTGACTCTTGAAAAAGCAAAAGCAGCAGGTTACAATGCAACTGAAACAGGCTTTAACGATCTTCAAAAACCAGAATTTATGAAGCATGATAACCACGAAGTTGCGATTAAGATTGTTTTTGATAAAGACAGCCGTGAAATTCTAGGTGCGCAAATGGTGTCTCGTGATTCTGCAATCAGCATGGGAATCCATATGTTCTCACTTGCTATCCAAGAGCATGTGACAATTGACAAGTTGGCTTTGACAGACTTATTCTTCTTGCCACACTTCAACAAGCCATACAACTACATTACAATGGCTGCACTTACAGCTGAAAAATAG